Proteins encoded within one genomic window of Aerococcus viridans:
- a CDS encoding ISL3 family transposase: MSHTSIIKQLCGIYDYNIDITIPKSMHLLPLEKYYEINHFVLHGVLTYKPKACMHCGVKNTGNQDIIKHGFKPAIIRLPNTATNPVLLKLQKQRFYCKHCAQTFIAETPLVEKFCCISKTIKSQISSELVETQSMRLIAKRYHVSSPTVARTLMKASMGLSPKGNYLPNHLGVDEFKSTSRVANAMSAVLVDTHNRRLIDIVVDRKQASLIDYFSSFTWTARSSVKTVSIDLYTPYLEVIRTCFPNAKIVIDRFHIVKLLNETINSIRIKVMNAIKTSRPSDYNKLKKQWKLLLKNAEDLNFTDTHYVRQFGEAISEQRIVDYLLSISHELLVTYTLMNELKYAISTHDINIFNEILHGTKNQTFPSRTRRTIRTLAKFLPYIHNALKYTVSNGPTEGINNKIKLIKRTGFGYSNFHHLRARILVQFKLNYKPSNPKPFTFEGMAS, from the coding sequence ATGTCCCATACATCTATTATAAAACAACTTTGCGGTATTTACGACTATAATATTGATATTACAATACCAAAATCTATGCATCTGTTGCCACTTGAAAAGTATTATGAAATAAATCATTTCGTTTTACATGGGGTTCTTACGTACAAGCCTAAGGCTTGTATGCACTGTGGTGTAAAGAATACTGGTAATCAAGATATCATCAAACATGGCTTTAAACCAGCTATCATTCGATTACCGAACACAGCTACTAATCCTGTTTTACTTAAATTACAGAAGCAACGCTTTTATTGTAAACATTGTGCACAAACTTTTATCGCTGAAACACCATTAGTTGAAAAATTTTGCTGTATTTCTAAAACCATTAAAAGTCAAATTAGCTCCGAATTGGTTGAAACGCAATCTATGCGGTTAATCGCTAAACGTTATCATGTCTCTTCTCCAACAGTGGCCAGAACTTTAATGAAAGCAAGTATGGGACTATCACCTAAGGGAAATTATCTCCCGAATCACCTCGGTGTAGATGAGTTTAAATCGACTAGTCGTGTAGCCAATGCGATGAGTGCTGTCCTTGTGGACACGCATAATAGAAGGCTAATTGATATTGTCGTTGATAGAAAACAAGCGTCGCTCATCGATTACTTTTCTTCTTTTACCTGGACCGCTCGAAGCAGCGTGAAGACAGTTTCGATTGATTTATATACACCTTATCTAGAGGTCATTCGCACATGTTTCCCTAATGCGAAGATTGTCATTGATCGATTCCATATAGTAAAGCTGTTGAATGAAACAATCAATTCTATTCGTATTAAAGTGATGAATGCTATCAAAACAAGCCGTCCATCGGACTACAATAAACTCAAAAAACAATGGAAATTGTTGTTAAAGAACGCTGAAGATTTAAATTTCACGGATACACATTATGTTCGTCAATTTGGTGAAGCAATATCAGAACAACGTATTGTTGATTATCTTTTGAGTATCTCACACGAACTTTTAGTTACTTATACCCTGATGAATGAACTAAAATATGCCATTTCAACTCATGATATCAATATTTTCAATGAAATCCTACATGGGACTAAGAACCAAACTTTTCCAAGTCGTACGAGAAGAACTATCAGAACATTGGCCAAATTCTTGCCTTATATACATAACGCCTTAAAATATACTGTATCAAATGGTCCTACCGAAGGTATTAATAATAAAATTAAATTAATTAAACGAACAGGTTTTGGATATTCGAACTTCCATCATTTACGTGCAAGAATTTTAGTCCAATTCAAATTAAATTACAAACCATCCAATCCTAAACCTTTTACATTTGAGGGGATGGCAAGCTAA
- a CDS encoding FAD-binding protein produces MKFITVAGSAADKSYNRTLLEFMQKYFAHKVEIEILDLREVPIFVETEDQDDLPIIQTFNEKMTAADGVILATPRKPAVQHTMGGLKIDTETRVINTDCQLILGLFAAGEVAGGIHAGNRLGGNALADIFTFGRIAPITALAEIG; encoded by the coding sequence ATGAAATTTATTACCGTTGCCGGTAGTGCTGCTGACAAATCATACAACCGTACTTTGCTTGAATTTATGCAAAAGTATTTTGCTCATAAAGTTGAGATTGAAATTCTAGACCTTCGTGAAGTACCCATCTTTGTGGAAACTGAAGATCAGGATGACTTACCTATTATTCAAACCTTTAATGAAAAAATGACCGCTGCTGACGGCGTGATTCTAGCAACACCGCGGAAACCGGCCGTTCAACACACAATGGGAGGGTTGAAAATCGACACAGAAACACGCGTTATCAACACTGACTGTCAACTGATTCTAGGACTATTTGCTGCTGGTGAAGTTGCTGGTGGAATCCACGCTGGCAACCGTCTAGGGGGCAATGCGTTAGCTGACATCTTTACATTCGGACGGATTGCCCCCATTACTGCCTTAGCCGAAATTGGCTAA